In Zobellia roscoffensis, the following are encoded in one genomic region:
- a CDS encoding L-threonylcarbamoyladenylate synthase — protein MQKEINKCTEVLQNGGLILYPTDTVWGIGCDATNEAAVKKVYDLKQREDSKALICLVANDAMLERTIEEVPEVAYDIIDLSTKPTTIIYDKPKGVAKNLVAADNTLAVRIASDKFCRYLINKFKKPIVSTSSNISGCPTPKSFDEIDPVILKGVDYVVNLQPEQKSAVPSAIIKLGNDGTVKIIRK, from the coding sequence ATGCAAAAAGAAATCAACAAATGCACAGAAGTCCTTCAAAACGGTGGTCTCATCCTCTACCCTACGGACACCGTATGGGGTATTGGCTGTGATGCAACAAACGAAGCGGCTGTTAAGAAAGTATACGATTTAAAACAACGAGAAGACAGCAAAGCTCTTATTTGTTTAGTTGCCAATGATGCCATGTTAGAACGTACTATTGAAGAGGTTCCAGAGGTCGCTTATGACATTATAGACCTTTCTACTAAACCCACAACCATAATTTACGACAAACCTAAAGGGGTTGCTAAGAATTTAGTTGCTGCGGACAATACCTTGGCTGTGAGAATAGCTTCGGACAAGTTCTGCAGATATCTCATAAATAAGTTCAAAAAACCGATTGTTTCTACATCTTCTAACATTTCTGGGTGCCCTACTCCCAAAAGTTTTGACGAAATAGACCCTGTAATTTTAAAAGGTGTGGACTATGTGGTAAATTTGCAGCCCGAACAAAAATCGGCAGTACCCTCAGCTATTATAAAACTAGGAAATGATGGTACCGTTAAGATTATTCGGAAGTAA
- a CDS encoding CCA tRNA nucleotidyltransferase, giving the protein MNHTQALSNPIFKIVSQAADELGIDSYVIGGFVRDYLLERGTHKDIDIVAIGSGIELAKKVASLLKEKPNVSIFKNFGTAMLRHEDIELEFVGARKESYHRDSRKPVVEDGTLADDQNRRDFTINAFAISLNQKNYGELLDPFDGVADLEKKIIRTPLEPGITYSDDPLRMMRAIRFATQLNFKIEENSLQAITEHKERITIISKERIVDELNKILASNRPSIGFSLLNKTALLSYILPELVALQGIEEIEGQRHKDNFWHTLEVVDNISETTDNLWLRWAALLHDIGKAPTKKFHKKIGWTFHGHEFVGSKMVYKLFKRLRMPLNDKMKFVQKMVLMSSRPIVLSEDYATDSAVRRLVFDAGENVEDLMTLCEADITTKNPKKQRRYKNNFKVVRQKIIEVEERDNIRKFQPPVSGEEIMKTFNLKPSKEIGIIKEAIKEAILEGEIPNEYEAAKEFMLAKGKAIGLTPS; this is encoded by the coding sequence TTGAACCATACACAAGCGCTTTCTAACCCTATTTTTAAAATCGTTTCACAAGCTGCGGATGAACTTGGAATAGATTCTTATGTAATTGGTGGGTTTGTAAGAGATTATCTGCTAGAGAGAGGTACGCACAAAGACATAGATATTGTAGCTATTGGTAGCGGTATAGAATTGGCAAAAAAAGTAGCTTCTTTACTTAAAGAAAAACCGAACGTTAGTATTTTCAAAAACTTTGGAACGGCTATGTTACGGCATGAAGATATTGAGTTGGAATTTGTAGGGGCCCGTAAAGAGAGCTATCATAGAGATAGCCGGAAGCCTGTTGTTGAAGACGGTACGTTGGCCGATGACCAAAACCGACGTGATTTCACCATTAACGCGTTTGCAATATCTTTGAATCAAAAAAACTACGGTGAACTTTTAGACCCTTTTGATGGGGTTGCCGATTTAGAGAAAAAAATTATTCGTACGCCACTAGAGCCCGGTATTACGTATTCTGACGACCCATTGCGCATGATGCGCGCCATCCGTTTTGCTACTCAATTGAATTTTAAAATCGAAGAAAACTCTTTACAAGCAATTACGGAGCACAAAGAACGTATTACAATAATTTCCAAAGAACGTATTGTAGACGAGCTGAACAAAATTTTAGCAAGCAATAGACCTTCCATTGGCTTTTCCCTACTTAACAAAACAGCTCTTCTTTCCTATATTCTTCCTGAATTAGTTGCATTACAAGGCATAGAAGAAATTGAAGGGCAACGGCACAAAGACAATTTCTGGCATACCTTAGAAGTGGTAGATAATATTTCAGAAACTACGGATAACCTTTGGTTACGCTGGGCCGCCCTGTTACATGATATAGGCAAAGCACCCACAAAAAAATTCCACAAAAAAATAGGGTGGACCTTTCACGGGCACGAATTTGTGGGTTCAAAAATGGTATATAAGCTTTTTAAGCGATTGCGAATGCCATTGAACGACAAGATGAAATTCGTCCAAAAAATGGTACTTATGAGCTCCAGACCCATTGTTCTTTCAGAGGATTATGCAACAGATTCCGCAGTACGCCGTTTGGTTTTTGATGCCGGCGAAAATGTAGAGGACCTCATGACGCTTTGCGAAGCGGATATTACTACCAAGAACCCAAAAAAGCAAAGAAGGTATAAGAACAATTTTAAGGTTGTTCGCCAAAAAATTATAGAAGTAGAAGAACGAGATAACATACGTAAGTTTCAACCTCCTGTAAGCGGAGAAGAAATTATGAAAACCTTCAACTTAAAACCATCAAAGGAAATAGGAATTATTAAAGAAGCAATTAAAGAGGCCATTCTTGAAGGTGAAATTCCTAATGAATACGAAGCAGCAAAAGAATTTATGCTTGCAAAGGGCAAGGCAATTGGCCTTACCCCATCTTGA
- a CDS encoding PorP/SprF family type IX secretion system membrane protein, whose translation MKKFLLIVLLTATSICDLSAQQDAQYTQYMYNPMAINPAYAGSRGVFSIAGLHRSQWVGVEGAPKTQTLNFHTPVSDRVGIGLSIVNDDIGNGTSQETYFDGVFSYTVPISREAKLAFGLKASAHILNLDFSKLSNYSNEVSGTGLTNIDNKFSPNFGAGVYYYDERFYVGLSVPNFLATKHFDGDASSSSFLAKERMNFYLITGYVYDLNQRWQFKPTLLMKAVNGAPLQVDVSANFMFNNKFILGAGYRWDAALSALFGFQASDQILLGLAYDREVTELGGSRFNDGSFEIVLRYEFRSRFGRRTIAPRFF comes from the coding sequence ATGAAAAAATTCCTCCTGATTGTACTCCTAACCGCTACATCTATCTGTGATCTTAGCGCTCAGCAAGATGCTCAGTACACACAATACATGTACAACCCAATGGCCATAAACCCGGCATATGCAGGCTCTCGTGGTGTTTTTAGTATAGCAGGATTACATCGTTCACAATGGGTTGGTGTAGAAGGCGCCCCTAAAACCCAAACCCTTAATTTTCATACACCGGTATCGGACAGAGTGGGCATAGGACTATCTATTGTTAATGATGATATAGGAAACGGCACAAGTCAAGAAACCTACTTTGATGGTGTTTTTTCATATACCGTTCCAATTTCAAGGGAAGCAAAACTAGCATTTGGATTAAAGGCTAGTGCACATATTCTAAACTTGGATTTTAGCAAATTATCCAATTATAGCAATGAAGTTTCTGGAACTGGTCTAACCAATATTGACAATAAATTCTCTCCAAATTTTGGAGCAGGTGTATATTATTACGACGAGCGTTTCTACGTGGGTCTATCTGTCCCTAATTTCTTGGCTACAAAACATTTTGATGGAGATGCTTCTAGCTCTTCTTTTTTAGCAAAGGAACGCATGAACTTTTATTTAATAACAGGCTATGTTTATGACCTGAATCAAAGATGGCAATTTAAACCTACATTATTGATGAAGGCGGTAAACGGAGCTCCGTTGCAGGTAGATGTATCAGCTAATTTTATGTTCAATAATAAGTTCATTTTAGGTGCTGGTTACCGATGGGACGCTGCTCTAAGTGCTCTTTTTGGTTTTCAAGCATCTGACCAGATATTATTAGGCCTCGCGTATGACAGGGAAGTAACGGAATTAGGCGGTTCTCGCTTCAATGACGGGTCGTTTGAAATAGTGCTCAGATATGAGTTTCGCTCGCGATTCGGAAGAAGAACCATAGCACCAAGGTTCTTCTAA
- a CDS encoding DUF7507 domain-containing protein yields MANHFKKKFGVLLLLMLAYTATAQQTTNWTTVSPTVWESLTNDGLVRVECRVSNGVSILGPEIMGCTSAATYSDPAVFGSPSLEISASSNDPGTLNFYFFDAVTNSPVWIVNPIIHADKVGTFSVIPFLGSGTATGNFNITNTTWTELSSNGPIFQSTPTLFNIDGNALLFSGGGECINGSNTGTGGGSLRVENVTQSTEMNVDVTGGFLIFSAASDEVEFVLTDLIIAEPEIEVTKTAVENFGDPVSVGNTVDYTITVENTGNVTLNAIDLTDTFTDIDLNTLTLTSGPTFDSSSMGSPEGTLLATETATYLASFALNSTAIEAGGVSNQVTVLADSPYGTDDVDDLSDDGIDTDGNIVDDPTITYFPTTTNDAASVCEEGFIDINVLSNDNFGGNGPASGSVFIVTSASSGTAVVDNNGTPSTPTDDFITYTSATGYTGSDSFVYGIRDSKGYEQHATVSISEQALPSAGTDGTLTICEGTTVTESQLFDELGSPDSGGTWSPAMAGAGTYTYTVPATSPCTGNDTSEVVVTEQPLPNAGTDGSLTICEGTIVTETQLFNQLGNSPNSGGTWSPAMAGAGTYTYTVTATAPCTTDDTSQVVVTEQPLPNAGTDGALTICEGTTVTESQLFAQLGAPDSGGTWSPAMGGAGTYTYTVTATAPCTTDDTSQVVVTEQPLPNAGTDGTLTICEGTTVTETVLFAQLGSPDSGGTWSPAMAGAGTYTYTVAATSPCTTDDTSQVVVTEQPLPNAGTDGALTICEGTTVTETQLLAQLGSPDSGGTWSPAMGGAGTYTYTVPANSPCTTDDTSEVVVTEQPIPNAGTDGTLTICEGTTVTESQLFAQLGSPDSGGTWSPAMGGAGTYTYTVTATSPCTTDDTSEVVVTEQPLPNAGTDGALTICEGTTVTESQLLAQLGSPDSGGTWSPAMGGAGTYTYTVAATSPCTTDDTSQVVVTEQPLPNAGTDGTLTICAGTTVTESQLLAQLGSPDSGGTWSPAMGGAGTYIYTVTATAPCTTDDTSEVVVSEQAQPNAGTDGALTICEGTTVTESQLFNELGSPDSGGTWSPAMAGAGTYTYTVTATAPCTTNDTSQVVVTEQPLPNAGTDGTLTICEGTTVTESQLFAQIGTHDSGGTWSPTMAGAGTYIYTVTATAPCTTDDTSQVVVTEQPLPNAGTDGALTICAGTIVTESQLLAQLGSPDSSGTWSPAMGGAGTYTYTVAAISPCTADDTSQVVVTEQPLPNAGTDGTLTICEGTTVTESQLFAQIGTHDSGGTWSPTMAGAGTYTYTVPATSPCTGNDTSEVVVSKQTQPNAGTDGALTICEGMTVTESQLFDELGSPDSGGTWSPAMSGAGTYTYTVTATSPCTTDDTSEVVVTEQPLPNAGTDGTLTICESTIVTETQLFDELGSPDSGGTWSPAMGGAGTYTYTVTATSPCTTDDTSQVVVTEQLNPNAGTDGTLTICEGTTVTESQLFDELGAPDSGGTWSPAMAGAGTYTYTVTATAPCTTNDTSQVVVTEQPLPNAGTDAP; encoded by the coding sequence TTGGCTAATCATTTTAAAAAAAAATTCGGAGTATTACTCCTATTGATGCTGGCCTATACGGCAACAGCTCAACAAACCACAAATTGGACAACGGTTTCACCCACTGTATGGGAATCCCTAACCAATGATGGTCTTGTACGCGTTGAGTGTAGAGTATCCAATGGTGTTAGTATTTTAGGGCCAGAAATCATGGGTTGTACCAGTGCAGCAACGTATAGTGACCCCGCGGTATTTGGAAGTCCTTCTCTGGAAATTTCTGCGAGTTCGAATGATCCTGGCACACTCAATTTCTATTTTTTTGATGCCGTAACTAACTCACCGGTTTGGATTGTAAATCCAATTATACATGCTGATAAGGTGGGCACTTTCTCTGTAATTCCATTTCTTGGAAGTGGTACAGCCACGGGCAACTTCAATATTACCAATACCACATGGACGGAACTAAGCTCCAACGGACCAATATTTCAATCTACCCCTACTCTTTTTAACATTGATGGTAACGCGTTGCTTTTCAGTGGTGGTGGGGAGTGCATCAATGGCTCCAATACTGGAACGGGAGGAGGAAGCTTAAGAGTTGAAAATGTGACTCAATCTACTGAGATGAATGTTGATGTTACAGGAGGTTTCCTTATATTTTCGGCAGCTTCCGATGAAGTAGAATTTGTACTTACCGATCTCATAATTGCAGAACCTGAAATTGAAGTAACCAAAACGGCTGTTGAAAATTTTGGAGACCCAGTAAGTGTAGGAAATACTGTTGATTATACCATCACTGTTGAAAACACGGGAAATGTAACATTAAATGCTATTGATCTAACGGATACGTTTACAGATATAGACCTAAATACGTTGACATTAACAAGTGGCCCAACCTTTGACTCGTCATCTATGGGTTCCCCTGAAGGAACACTTCTTGCTACCGAAACTGCCACCTACCTAGCAAGTTTCGCCTTAAACTCAACTGCTATAGAAGCTGGAGGGGTTAGTAATCAAGTTACTGTCCTTGCTGATAGTCCGTATGGAACGGATGATGTAGATGACCTTTCTGATGATGGTATTGATACTGATGGAAATATTGTGGATGACCCGACCATAACATATTTCCCAACTACCACAAATGATGCTGCCTCTGTTTGTGAAGAAGGTTTTATAGATATTAATGTTCTTTCAAACGATAATTTTGGAGGAAACGGACCTGCTTCTGGAAGTGTTTTTATTGTTACCTCTGCTTCATCAGGAACAGCAGTAGTCGATAATAACGGTACACCATCCACCCCTACAGATGACTTTATAACCTATACGTCAGCTACTGGATATACAGGTTCTGACAGTTTTGTTTATGGAATAAGAGATAGTAAAGGATACGAACAACATGCCACGGTATCCATTTCGGAACAGGCCTTGCCAAGTGCAGGTACCGACGGAACTTTGACCATTTGCGAAGGAACAACAGTCACCGAATCTCAACTTTTCGATGAATTAGGTTCTCCCGATTCAGGTGGAACCTGGTCACCGGCAATGGCGGGTGCTGGAACGTACACCTATACCGTGCCGGCTACCTCACCGTGTACAGGTAATGATACCTCCGAAGTCGTAGTCACGGAACAACCTTTACCAAATGCAGGAACTGATGGTTCGCTAACCATCTGCGAAGGTACTATCGTAACAGAAACTCAACTTTTTAATCAACTAGGCAACTCCCCCAATTCTGGAGGAACTTGGTCCCCGGCAATGGCGGGTGCGGGAACCTATACTTACACCGTAACAGCAACTGCGCCTTGTACAACTGACGATACCTCCCAAGTTGTGGTGACAGAACAACCGTTACCGAACGCGGGAACCGATGGTGCTTTGACCATTTGCGAAGGAACAACAGTCACAGAATCACAATTATTTGCTCAACTAGGTGCTCCCGATTCTGGTGGAACATGGTCCCCGGCAATGGGCGGTGCGGGAACCTATACTTACACCGTGACCGCAACTGCGCCTTGTACAACTGACGATACCTCCCAAGTCGTGGTGACCGAACAACCCTTACCGAACGCGGGAACCGACGGAACTCTGACCATTTGTGAAGGAACGACAGTTACAGAAACTGTGCTATTTGCTCAACTTGGTTCTCCCGATTCTGGTGGAACTTGGTCACCGGCAATGGCGGGTGCTGGAACGTACACCTACACCGTTGCAGCAACTTCGCCTTGTACAACCGACGATACCTCCCAAGTCGTGGTAACCGAACAACCCTTACCGAACGCGGGAACCGATGGTGCCTTGACCATTTGCGAAGGAACAACAGTGACAGAAACTCAATTATTAGCTCAACTAGGTTCTCCCGATTCTGGTGGGACTTGGTCTCCAGCAATGGGCGGTGCCGGAACCTACACCTACACCGTGCCGGCTAACTCACCCTGTACAACTGATGATACCTCGGAAGTCGTGGTGACAGAACAACCCATACCGAACGCGGGAACCGACGGAACTCTGACCATTTGTGAAGGAACAACAGTTACAGAGTCCCAATTATTTGCTCAACTAGGTTCTCCCGATTCTGGTGGAACATGGTCCCCGGCAATGGGCGGTGCGGGAACATATACTTACACCGTGACCGCAACTTCGCCTTGTACAACTGACGATACCTCGGAAGTCGTGGTGACCGAACAACCCTTACCGAATGCAGGTACCGATGGCGCCTTGACCATTTGCGAAGGAACAACAGTCACAGAATCACAATTATTAGCTCAACTAGGTTCTCCCGATTCTGGTGGAACTTGGTCACCGGCAATGGGCGGTGCGGGAACCTATACTTATACTGTTGCGGCTACCTCACCCTGTACAACTGACGATACCTCCCAAGTCGTGGTGACCGAACAACCCTTACCGAACGCGGGTACCGACGGAACTTTGACCATTTGTGCTGGAACAACAGTCACAGAATCACAATTATTAGCTCAACTAGGTTCTCCCGATTCTGGTGGAACTTGGTCACCGGCAATGGGCGGTGCGGGAACCTATATTTACACCGTAACAGCAACTGCGCCTTGTACAACCGATGATACTTCGGAAGTCGTGGTATCAGAACAAGCTCAACCCAACGCAGGTACCGATGGTGCTTTGACCATTTGCGAAGGAACAACAGTCACCGAATCTCAGCTTTTCAATGAGCTAGGTTCTCCCGATTCCGGGGGAACCTGGTCCCCGGCAATGGCGGGTGCGGGAACCTATACTTACACCGTAACAGCAACTGCGCCTTGTACAACTAACGATACCTCCCAAGTCGTGGTAACCGAACAACCCTTACCGAACGCGGGAACCGACGGAACTTTGACCATTTGTGAAGGAACAACAGTTACAGAATCCCAATTATTTGCCCAAATAGGAACTCATGATTCTGGTGGAACATGGTCCCCGACAATGGCAGGAGCTGGAACCTATATTTACACCGTAACAGCAACTGCGCCTTGTACAACTGATGATACCTCCCAAGTCGTGGTGACAGAACAACCCTTACCGAACGCGGGAACCGATGGTGCTTTGACCATTTGTGCTGGAACGATAGTGACAGAATCCCAATTATTAGCTCAACTAGGTTCTCCCGATTCTAGTGGGACTTGGTCCCCGGCAATGGGCGGTGCAGGAACCTATACCTATACCGTTGCGGCTATTTCGCCTTGTACCGCGGACGATACCTCCCAAGTCGTGGTAACCGAACAACCCTTACCGAATGCAGGTACAGACGGTACTTTGACCATTTGTGAAGGAACGACTGTTACAGAATCACAATTATTTGCTCAAATAGGAACTCATGATTCTGGCGGGACTTGGTCCCCGACAATGGCGGGTGCTGGAACGTACACCTATACCGTGCCAGCTACCTCTCCGTGTACAGGTAATGATACCTCGGAAGTCGTGGTGTCAAAACAAACTCAACCCAACGCAGGTACCGACGGTGCCTTGACCATTTGCGAAGGAATGACAGTCACTGAATCTCAACTTTTCGATGAATTAGGTTCTCCCGATTCTGGTGGGACTTGGTCTCCAGCAATGAGCGGTGCGGGAACCTATACTTACACCGTGACCGCAACTTCGCCTTGTACAACTGACGATACTTCGGAAGTCGTGGTGACCGAACAACCCTTACCGAACGCAGGTACCGACGGAACTCTGACCATTTGTGAAAGCACTATCGTTACAGAAACCCAGCTTTTCGATGAATTAGGTTCTCCCGATTCAGGTGGAACATGGTCACCGGCAATGGGCGGTGCGGGAACCTATACTTACACCGTGACCGCAACTTCGCCTTGTACAACTGACGATACCTCCCAAGTCGTGGTGACCGAACAACTTAATCCAAATGCGGGAACCGACGGAACTCTGACCATTTGCGAAGGAACGACAGTTACAGAATCTCAACTTTTCGATGAATTAGGTGCTCCCGATTCTGGTGGAACATGGTCCCCGGCAATGGCGGGTGCGGGAACCTATACTTACACCGTAACAGCAACTGCGCCTTGTACAACTAACGATACCTCCCAAGTCGTGGTAACCGAACAACCCTTACCGAACGCAGGTACCGATGCACCGTGA